A single genomic interval of Sander lucioperca isolate FBNREF2018 chromosome 9, SLUC_FBN_1.2, whole genome shotgun sequence harbors:
- the LOC116046979 gene encoding uncharacterized protein LOC116046979 yields MAYISELDVSITEAEEQKLQSQGFKKIYVSLNQGAGGNAIYLWYKNGSVPITRVQFTFNDGMSVGLIKAGYTKIDKDLNAGAGGDFIYLWYFRGSGEFHTPIVEIDFTTDAESEAMKFTTGWEKSACDLNRNAGRNLIYAWVKREKQTYICDVSATASYGSDPDYYKAGYIRVDEDTNRGAGGAYVFIWYHQTTDPKRALTDLNISTNDLEYQSLQQQGYTSVSVNLNKGTGGNKVYLWYKKDGVTKPIKAMSLLLNPASVPVYEMAGVTVIKRDLNTGTNGNTEYLCFYQ; encoded by the coding sequence ATGGCCTACATCTCAGAACTTGATGTGTCCATTACTGAAGCTGAGGAGCAAAAGCTCCAATCACAAGGCTTCAAGAAAATTTATGTTAGTCTGAACCAAGGAGCAGGAGGAAATGCCATCTATCTTTGGTACAAAAATGGGTCAGTTCCAATCACCAGGGTTCAATTTACATTCAACGATGGCATGAGTGTTGGATTGATCAAAGCAGGGTACACAAAGATCGATAAAGATCTCAATGCTGGAGCAGGAGGTGATTTCATCTACCTTTGGTACTTCAGAGGGTCTGGGGAGTTCCACACTCCCATAGTGGAGATTGATTTCACTACAGATGCAGAAAGTGAAGCCATGAAGTTCACCACAGGCTGGGAGAAATCAGCCTGTGATCTGAACCGCAACGCTGGAAGGAACTTGATCTACGCCTGggtgaagagagagaaacaaacctACATCTGTGATGTCTCTGCCACTGCCTCCTACGGATCAGACCCCGACTACTATAAGGCAGGTTACATCCGTGTGGATGAAGATACTAACAGAGGTGCAGGAGGTGCCTATGTCTTCATCTGGTACCATCAGACCACCGACCCCAAGCGTGCGCTCACTGATCTGAATATCTCCACCAATGATCTTGAGTATCAGTCCCTTCAGCAGCAAGGTTACACTTCAGTGAGTGTTAACCTCAACAAGGGGACCGGAGGTAACAAGGTGTACCTGTGGTACAAGAAAGATGGCGTCACCAAGCCCATTAAGGCCATGTCCCTGCTTCTTAACCCTGCTTCTGTACCAGTGTATGAGATGGCTGGTGTCACTGTTATCAAAAGAGATCTCAACACAGGCACTAACGGCAACACTGAGTACCTGTGTTTCTAtcagtga